A stretch of Carya illinoinensis cultivar Pawnee chromosome 14, C.illinoinensisPawnee_v1, whole genome shotgun sequence DNA encodes these proteins:
- the LOC122294471 gene encoding scarecrow-like protein 3: protein MFQEEGSSSVTSSPLQLFSMMSPPPSLGSPYPWLKELKSEERGLYLIHLLLTCANHVAAGSLENANIALEQISLLASPDGDTMQRMAAYFTEALADRILKAWPGLHKALNSTRISLVSEEILVQKLFFEMFPFLKVAFVLTNQAIIEAMEGEKVVHIVDLNAAEPAQWVALIQVLSTRPEGPPHLRITGVHQQKEVLDQMAYRLTEEAEKLDIPFQFNAVVSKLDNLDFEKLRVKTGEALAICSVLQLHSLLAFDDELLRKKSPVASKNLNGIHLPRVLQINQSTLGELLEKDLVNGHSQSPDSASSSPISSNPSAKMDNLLNALWGFTPKLMIITEQDSNHNGSTLMERLLEALHSYAALFDCLESTAPRTSLERLKLEKMLFGEEIKNIIACEGSERKERHEKLGKWIQRFDLAGFGNVPLSYYGMLQATRLLQGFGCDGYKVKEENGCVVICWQDRALFSVSAWRCKR, encoded by the coding sequence ATGTTTCAAGAAGAAGGGTCTTCGTCTGTTACTTCATCACCTCTCCAATTATTTTCCATGATGTCACCTCCACCAAGCTTAGGATCACCGTACCCGTGGCTTAAAGAACTTAAATCCGAAGAGCGGGGTTTGTACTTGATCCACTTATTGCTCACTTGTGCAAATCATGTTGCTGCTGGTAGTCTTGAAAATGCAAATATTGCCCTTGAGCAGATCTCCCTACTTGCTTCTCCTGATGGTGATACCATGCAGCGCATGGCTGCATACTTCACTGAAGCACTTGCTGATAGAATCCTAAAAGCTTGGCCTGGTCTTCACAAAGCCCTTAATTCCACTAGAATATCTTTGGTGTCGGAAGAAATTCTTGTTCAGAAACTGTTTTTTGAGATGTTTCCCTTCTTGAAGGTGGCCTTTGTGCTCACAAACCAGGCCATTATTGAAGCTATGGAAGGGGAAAAGGTGGTTCATATCGTTGACCTGAATGCTGCTGAACCTGCCCAATGGGTTGCTCTTATTCAAGTTTTGAGTACACGACCTGAAGGCCCACCCCATTTGAGAATTACCGGGGTCCATCAACAGAAAGAGGTACTGGATCAAATGGCGTATAGACTGACCGAAGAAGCTGAAAAATTGGATATACCATTTCAGTTCAATGCCGTGGTTAGCAAATTAGATAATCTGGATTTTGAAAAGCTCCGTGTGAAAACTGGGGAGGCTCTAGCAATCTGCTCAGTTCTCCAATTGCATTCCTTGTTGGCCTTCGATGATGAACTCTTGAGAAAGAAATCCCCAGTAGCATCAAAGAATCTGAATGGAATTCACTTACCTAGAGTCCTGCAGATTAACCAAAGCACACTTGGTGAGCTGCTCGAGAAAGATTTAGTTAACGGGCATAGCCAGAGTCCTGATTCAGCCTCTTCATCACCCATATCCTCTAATCCTTCGGCAAAGATGGATAACCTTCTTAATGCCTTGTGGGGTTTCACACCAAAGCTCATGATAATAACAGAACAAGATTCTAACCACAATGGATCAACTCTAATGGAGAGGCTTTTGGAAGCTCTTCACTCCTATGCAGCATTGTTTGACTGTTTGGAGTCTACTGCACCGAGAACATCATTGGAGAGATTGAAGTTAGAGAAGATGCTGTTTGGGGAGGAAATTAAGAACATTATAGCATGTGAAGGATCTGAGAGGAAAGAAAGGCATGAAAAGCTTGGGAAGTGGATTCAAAGGTTTGATTTGGCTGGGTTTGGGAATGTGCCTTTAAGCTATTACGGTATGTTGCAGGCAACAAGATTGTTGCAAGGTTTTGGTTGTGATGGGTATAAGGTCAAGGAAGAGAACGGTTGTGTGGTAATATGCTGGCAAGACCGAGCTTTGTTTTCAGTATCGGCTTGGAGGTGTAAAAGATGA